A stretch of DNA from Spirochaeta isovalerica:
TATCAGTTATCCCACAGTGAAGAACCGACTGAAGAATATTGCATCGGCACTCGGGGGAGTGGATATTGAAATGGATTACCGGAAGCCGGCCATGTCGGTACTTGATCTTCTGGAAAAAGGGGAGATCTCAGTGGAAGACGCCATGAAGGAGTTATCGTGATGCTGCCGATGATTATGAGACTGAAAGTGAGCCGGGAAGAAGGCCGCGGAGTCAACCTCTATATTCCGCTCATTATAGTATACCTTCTTCTTTTGCCTTTTATCCTTATCGCCTTGCCTTTCGGATGGTTGTGGTATAACAGGGCGGTAGAGAAGGAAGGGGCTTCGGGGAAGGCTTCCATAAGGATGATTCCCGCGGTATTGAGTCTTCTGGGCTCTTTGAGCGGCACGGAAGTGGAGTTCAGTGACAGCAAATCAGAAATTATTCTGAAATTAATATAGATAGTTTAAGGAGAAAAATATGAACGAAGAGAGAATGAAAATTTTAAACATGCTCAGCGAAGGCAAAATCACAACGGAAGAAGCGGACAGACTGCTCGATGCCGTAGGAGCGGCGCCTTCCATGGCTGCAGCTAATCCTGTCGGAGCCGACGGTCTTCCGAAATACCTCTATGTGAATGTAAACAGCTTTAAGGAGAACGGAGAGGAGAAGAAAGAGAATGTGAACATAAAGGTTCCCATGGCCCTGATAAAAGCCGGTGTGAATATCGCCTCGCTTATGCCGGAAGACGTTCAGGGGGAAATCAATAAAGCCATGGACGAAAAAGGGGTGAAATTTAATCTTTCCGATATTAAAAAGGAGAATCTCGATGAATTCCTGGTTGCACTCAGAGAACTGGAAGTTAATGTGGATGGAGAAAATGAACGAGTTAGGATTTACTGCCAGTGATGAACATCTCCGCATTCACTATGAAGAAGGCAAGTCCCGCCGTAAGTCAACTGTGGGAATAAAGTACCGATCCCCGCTGGTCATCCGGCGGAACTTTTAACGATCCGAAGCTTCGCGGTAGCCGCCGCGGAGCTTCTTCTTTTATAAAATATCACAGAAAGAGCGTCAGCAGCAATGCCGAAAAATTATAGAGACCGTGGAGAATGGCCGGGATATGGATATTTTTCTTCCTTGTAAATAAAAAAGAGAAATAACAGCCCAGGATAAAAGCATTGAATCCTCCCGGAACCCCTTCATAGAGATGGCCGGCGGCGAACAGAATATTCACAAAAATAAGGCGGGACCATTTTTCAGTATCCAGAACTTCCAATCTGGTGTAGAGGTAGGAGCGGAAGAACAGTTCTTCGCTATACCCCGTCAGCAGGGAGGATATGAAAACCGGTGCTATCATGGAGTACTTTGTAAGCTTCCAAAGAGGTTCTTCCGGCAGGACTTCCCCGGCGACAAGCATAATGGTGACTTGAACCGCCATAACCACCGCCGCGGTTCCGGCCGCCGCCAGCAGAATAAAAGGGATATCTTTTGCGCCCGGCCGCACCAGCCCGAAGGATTGAAAGTCAAGCA
This window harbors:
- a CDS encoding SHOCT-like domain-containing protein, yielding MNEERMKILNMLSEGKITTEEADRLLDAVGAAPSMAAANPVGADGLPKYLYVNVNSFKENGEEKKENVNIKVPMALIKAGVNIASLMPEDVQGEINKAMDEKGVKFNLSDIKKENLDEFLVALRELEVNVDGENERVRIYCQ
- a CDS encoding CPBP family intramembrane glutamic endopeptidase; translation: MGTKKYRRDTLIEAGLLFSLFYLPGYLFLAGIPDPRSFNSLLYNLQIWILLVPQIFMVIYLMHRDDLLDFQSFGLVRPGAKDIPFILLAAAGTAAVVMAVQVTIMLVAGEVLPEEPLWKLTKYSMIAPVFISSLLTGYSEELFFRSYLYTRLEVLDTEKWSRLIFVNILFAAGHLYEGVPGGFNAFILGCYFSFLFTRKKNIHIPAILHGLYNFSALLLTLFL